In the Phaseolus vulgaris cultivar G19833 chromosome 7, P. vulgaris v2.0, whole genome shotgun sequence genome, one interval contains:
- the LOC137830343 gene encoding protein LITTLE ZIPPER 3, giving the protein MERLNSKLYLQNCYIMKENERLRKKAQLLNQENQALLSELKQKLSKGNQKANASNSILDLSLSSSGSQNPSSSSN; this is encoded by the coding sequence ATGGAGAGGTTGAACTCAAAGCTGTACCTGCAGAACTGTTACATAATGAAAGAAAACGAGAGACTAAGGAAGAAGGCACAGCTTCTTAATCAAGAGAACCAGGCACTGTTGTCTGAGCTCAAACAGAAACTCTCCAAGGGAAATCAGAAAGCTAATGCTTCAAACTCCATTCTTGACCTGAGTCTCAGCTCAAGTGGCAGTCAAAATCCTTCTAGTTCCTCCAACTAA